In one window of Hevea brasiliensis isolate MT/VB/25A 57/8 chromosome 10, ASM3005281v1, whole genome shotgun sequence DNA:
- the LOC110666650 gene encoding phospho-2-dehydro-3-deoxyheptonate aldolase 2, chloroplastic: MALSTLSSKSLYSNAQSLSSQQHHQKHQPPLSLLPGNRTNRHRSLPSITAVHAAEPAKNTVSIESKAAVPVAGPGAGKWTLDSWKTKKALQLPEYPDKNDLESVLKTIEAFPPIVFAGEARNLEERLAEAAMGNAFLLQGGDCAESFKEFSANNIRDTFRILLQMGVVLMFGGQMPIIKVGRMAGQFAKPRSDPFEEKNGVKLPSYKGDNINGDAFDEKSRIPDPQRLIRAYCQSAATLNLLRAFATGGYAAMQRVTQWNLDFAEHSEQGDRYQELAHRVDEALGFMAAAGLTVEHPIMTTTEFWTSHECLHLPYEQALTRLDSTSGLYYDCSAHMLWCGERTRQLDGAHVEFLRGISNPLGIKVSNKMDPNELVKLIEILNPNNKPGRITIICRMGAENMRVKLPLLIRAVRRAGQIVTWVCDPMHGNTIKAPCGLKTRPFDAILAEVRAFFDVHEQEGSHPGGIHLEMTGQNVTECIGGSRTVTFDDLGSRYHTHCDPRLNASQSLELAFIIAERLRKRRMGTQRLLSLSL; encoded by the exons ATGGCTCTCTCAACCCTTTCTTCCAAGTCTTTATACAGCAACGCCCAGTCTCTCTCTTCTCAGCAACACCACCAAAAGCACCAACCACCTCTCTCTCTCCTTCCGGGAAACAGGACCAACAGGCACAGGTCTCTCCCCTCAATCACCGCAGTTCATGCTGCTGAGCCCGCTAAGAATACTGTTTCAATTGAGTCCAAGGCGGCGGTGCCCGTTGCTGGCCCGGGTGCCGGGAAATGGACGTTGGATAGCTGGAAAACGAAGAAAGCTTTGCAGCTTCCAGAATACCCGGATAAGAATGACCTGGAGTCAGTGTTGAAGACTATCGAAGCATTTCCACCCATTGTTTTCGCTGGGGAAGCCAGGAATTTAGAAGAGAGGCTTGCTGAGGCTGCCATGGGGAATGCATTTTTGTTGCAAGGTGGTGATTGTGCAGAGAGTTTCAAGGAGTTTAGCGCTAATAACATAAGGGATACTTTTAGAATTCTGCTTCAGATGGGTGTTGTGCTTATGTTTGGCGGCCAAATGCCCATCATTAAG GTGGGAAGAATGGCAGGTCAATTTGCAAAGCCTAGATCAGATCCATTCGAGGAGAAGAATGGAGTGAAGTTGCCAAGTTACAAGGGAGACAATATAAATGGAGATGCTTTTGACGAGAAGTCAAGAATTCCAGACCCACAGAGGTTGATAAGAGCTTATTGCCAATCTGCAGCAACTCTCAACCTTCTTAGGGCCTTTGCCACTGGAGGGTATGCTGCAATGCAGAGAGTTACTCAGTGGAATCTTGACTTTGCAGAGCACAGTGAGCAAGGAGATAG GTACCAAGAACTGGCACATCGAGTTGATGAGGCCTTAGGATTCATGGCTGCTGCAGGACTCACAGTGGAACACCCTATCATGACAACAACTGAATTCTGGACATCCCATGAATGCTTGCATTTGCCCTACGAGCAAGCTCTGACAAGGTTGGATTCAACTTCAGGCCTGTACTATGATTGCTCTGCCCACATGCTTTGGTGTGGAGAGCGTACCCGTCAATTGGATGGTGCCCATGTAGAGTTCCTTAGAGGAATTTCTAACCCTCTTGGTATCAAG GTGAGCAACAAAATGGATCCGAATGAACTGGTTAAACTCATTGAAATTCTGAATCCTAACAACAAGCCCGGAAGGATAACAATCATCTGTAGAATGGGTGCTGAGAACATGAGAGTCAAGCTTCCTCTCTTGATCAGAGCAGTGCGCCGGGCCGGACAAATTGTGACATGGGTCTGTGATCCAATGCATGGGAATACCATTAAGGCACCGTGTGGACTAAAAACACGTCCCTTCGATGCAATTTTG GCTGAGGTTAGAGCATTCTTTGATGTCCATGAGCAAGAAGGAAGCCACCCTGGAGGAATCCACCTAGAGATGACTGGCCAAAATGTGACTGAGTGCATTGGTGGGTCTAGGACAGTAACTTTTGATGACTTGGGCTCTCGCTATCACACACATTGTGACCCCAGGCTCAATGCTTCTCAATCTCTGGAGCTAGCATTTATCATTGCGGAGAGACttagaaaaagaaggatgggaaccCAACGCCTGCTTTCCTTAAGCCTGTAA